The following are encoded in a window of Armatimonadota bacterium genomic DNA:
- a CDS encoding hydantoinase/oxoprolinase family protein, with translation MKAGAEQVLILAIDVGGTFTDVVGLDADGQLRVEKILTTPDDQAAGAVTGARTLAGSLEGVTTIVHGTTVATNAILERKGARTAVVTTWGFRDVLEFQTQERTDIWDLFYRKPEPLVPRDLRFEVRERMAADGRVVHPLDPASLARVLRALRRARPQSVVVAFLNSYRNPAHERAARAAIADALPGVYVSASADVLPRFREYDRFSTAVLNGYVAPVVQGYLQSFAHLFRAAGFRGEVLLMQSNGGVLPARAAAELAVWTCLSGPAGGVLGAVALGRLLGESHLITFDMGGTSTDVCLITGGRPEVAMRSSLNGYPVALPMFNILTIGAGGGSLAWVDPGGFLQVGPQSAGAHPGPACYGRGGEHPTVTDANCALGILRPGRLLGGHLSLDGDAARRSLRPIAQRLDLPVEETAEAVRRIADARMAQAVRLVSVDQGYDPRRYTMMAFGGAGPLHAAAVAEDVGIRRVVIPAFPGAFSAYGLLCADFLREYERTVLAGDSLTSDGLRRILQDLARQAQDDFAQWGVDGRPEVAFALDMRYEGQAYELPILVDPDRLEDAVQRFHHAHQTRFGFAESESRVEVVNARVQARVRRHPPRLQADLAHDRPPEAEGVVRHQRPLTCRFLPRAAVPTTGSLEGPVVVEERTATTWVPPGWGARRLEGGHLLLERRT, from the coding sequence GTGAAGGCGGGCGCGGAGCAGGTTCTGATCCTGGCCATCGATGTGGGCGGGACGTTTACGGATGTCGTCGGGCTCGATGCGGACGGCCAGCTTCGCGTGGAGAAGATCCTCACGACCCCCGACGATCAAGCCGCCGGCGCTGTCACCGGCGCGCGGACGCTGGCCGGTTCCCTCGAGGGTGTCACGACGATCGTGCACGGCACAACAGTGGCCACGAACGCGATTCTCGAGCGCAAGGGCGCCCGGACCGCCGTCGTCACCACGTGGGGGTTTCGGGACGTCCTGGAGTTCCAGACCCAGGAGCGCACCGACATCTGGGATCTCTTCTACCGCAAACCCGAGCCTCTCGTCCCTCGGGACCTGCGGTTCGAGGTCCGCGAGCGCATGGCCGCCGACGGCCGTGTCGTGCATCCCCTCGACCCCGCCTCCCTCGCCCGGGTCCTCAGAGCCCTCCGCCGGGCCAGGCCACAGTCCGTGGTCGTCGCGTTCCTCAACAGCTACCGCAACCCCGCCCACGAGCGGGCGGCCCGCGCCGCCATCGCTGACGCGCTGCCGGGGGTGTACGTCAGTGCCTCGGCCGACGTCCTCCCGCGCTTCCGCGAGTACGACCGGTTCAGCACCGCCGTGCTCAATGGGTACGTCGCTCCGGTCGTCCAAGGGTACCTCCAGAGCTTTGCCCACCTCTTCCGCGCGGCGGGCTTCCGGGGGGAGGTCCTCCTCATGCAGTCCAATGGCGGCGTGCTCCCCGCCAGGGCCGCCGCTGAGCTCGCCGTCTGGACCTGTCTCTCCGGCCCCGCCGGAGGCGTGCTGGGTGCGGTGGCTCTGGGACGGCTCCTCGGTGAGAGCCACCTGATCACCTTCGACATGGGCGGCACCAGCACGGATGTCTGCCTGATCACCGGGGGGCGACCTGAGGTGGCCATGCGCTCGAGCCTCAACGGCTACCCGGTCGCGCTGCCGATGTTCAACATCCTCACGATAGGCGCAGGGGGAGGGTCCCTGGCCTGGGTGGACCCGGGGGGGTTCCTGCAGGTCGGCCCCCAGAGTGCCGGGGCCCACCCCGGGCCCGCGTGCTATGGCCGTGGGGGAGAGCACCCCACCGTCACCGACGCGAACTGCGCCCTGGGCATCCTCCGCCCCGGTCGCCTGCTGGGCGGGCACCTCTCCCTCGACGGCGACGCAGCACGTCGAAGCCTGAGACCCATCGCTCAGCGTCTCGATCTGCCGGTCGAGGAGACCGCCGAGGCGGTGCGGCGGATTGCGGACGCCCGCATGGCGCAGGCCGTTCGCCTGGTGTCCGTCGACCAGGGATACGATCCGCGTCGCTACACCATGATGGCCTTCGGGGGAGCCGGCCCCTTGCACGCGGCAGCCGTCGCCGAGGACGTGGGGATCCGGCGCGTCGTCATCCCGGCCTTCCCCGGGGCGTTCTCGGCCTACGGGCTGCTCTGTGCGGACTTCCTACGGGAGTACGAACGCACCGTCCTGGCCGGCGACTCGCTGACCTCCGACGGTCTCAGGAGGATCCTGCAGGATCTCGCCCGGCAGGCGCAAGACGACTTTGCGCAGTGGGGGGTCGACGGGCGCCCGGAGGTCGCCTTCGCCCTCGACATGCGATACGAAGGCCAGGCCTACGAACTCCCGATCCTCGTCGACCCGGACCGGCTCGAGGACGCCGTCCAGCGCTTCCACCACGCCCACCAGACTCGCTTCGGCTTCGCCGAATCAGAGTCCCGGGTGGAGGTCGTGAACGCCCGGGTGCAGGCGCGCGTGCGCCGCCATCCCCCCAGACTGCAGGCCGACCTGGCCCACGACCGCCCCCCGGAGGCGGAAGGCGTGGTCCGACACCAGCGACCTCTGACGTGCCGGTTCCTCCCCAGAGCCGCCGTCCCCACGACGGGGTCGCTCGAGGGACCCGTGGTGGTCGAGGAACGGACCGCGACCACCTGGGTGCCCCCCGGGTGGGGCGCCCGGCGCCTCGAAGGCGGGCACCTCCTGCTGGAACGGAGGACGTAG
- a CDS encoding aspartate/glutamate racemase family protein has product MYARAGRLGLIVLESDQVLEPEMRRALPEDVDYHVARVRYTGVHDAGLAAATRGVAGAIRTLLPVHPDVIVWACTSASFYRGRRGHEILLKRLALLARGVPTLTASAAVVRTLHRLRAVRLGVVAPYPPEINARLTTFLQEEGFVVERLLGLYDSAVDDDTLQRTPGPRLREAIETAARDVDAVLVSCTGLVTLPLLDAVTEAVGRPVVSSNAAILAEALAVLPSPGPVRGFHALLRALALPAA; this is encoded by the coding sequence ATGTACGCTCGCGCGGGACGCCTGGGGCTGATCGTGCTCGAAAGCGATCAAGTCCTCGAACCGGAGATGCGCCGGGCGCTCCCCGAGGACGTCGACTACCATGTCGCCCGGGTCCGCTACACGGGGGTCCACGACGCCGGACTCGCCGCCGCCACCCGGGGGGTGGCGGGGGCGATCCGGACCCTGTTGCCTGTCCACCCCGACGTGATCGTGTGGGCGTGCACCAGTGCGAGCTTCTACCGGGGACGGCGGGGCCATGAGATCCTGCTCAAACGCCTCGCGCTGCTCGCTCGTGGGGTGCCCACCCTCACGGCCTCGGCGGCGGTGGTTCGCACGCTCCATCGCCTGCGGGCGGTCCGGCTGGGCGTCGTGGCCCCCTATCCACCGGAGATCAACGCACGCCTCACCACCTTCCTCCAGGAGGAAGGCTTCGTGGTCGAGCGCCTGCTCGGCCTGTATGACTCCGCCGTGGACGACGACACCCTCCAACGGACCCCCGGGCCGCGCCTTCGGGAGGCCATCGAGACCGCGGCTCGTGATGTCGACGCGGTGCTGGTGAGCTGCACGGGCCTGGTGACCCTCCCGCTGCTGGATGCCGTCACTGAAGCCGTGGGGCGGCCCGTGGTGAGCAGCAACGCGGCCATCCTGGCCGAGGCCCTGGCGGTGCTGCCCTCCCCCGGGCCGGTTCGCGGATTCCACGCCCTCTTACGGGCGCTGGCTCTGCCGGCCGCATGA
- a CDS encoding M20/M25/M40 family metallo-hydrolase, with the protein MARRLREMGLEVQLQRVGERFNVLGRLPVGTGRGPTVMLNGHLDTLPLPPGWRTAPYRLRVRRDELIGAGVNNMKAALAAYLEAIRRLHRVPRGASGTVLLAAVVSECDALGLGTRALLAAGIRADWAIVGEPTALTVLTAHGGVTQVRVVVEGRSAHVSQRASGRNAVEAMVRMLSGLDASVLRYRPHPSFPGLPTLNIGVLRGGTLPSMLAERCEALIDVRTVPGMTPHSVRRDLLHHLRPAAHRARVRVEVVLSEPPAFCQQYPFLVPATSPVVRAVVAAHRHVVGRTPRVGAWQPLVFYGTDGSHLARAGIPVAIYGPGTTAQVNRPEESMALSDVLAAAEVYYLALRGLLGGDPPEAG; encoded by the coding sequence ATGGCCAGGCGGCTGCGGGAGATGGGGCTCGAGGTCCAGCTGCAACGCGTGGGCGAGCGCTTCAACGTCCTGGGCCGGCTGCCCGTCGGCACTGGCCGCGGTCCCACCGTCATGCTCAATGGTCACCTCGACACCCTGCCGCTCCCGCCGGGATGGCGGACCGCGCCCTACCGCCTCCGCGTGCGCCGGGACGAGCTCATCGGCGCCGGCGTGAACAACATGAAGGCGGCCCTGGCGGCCTACCTTGAGGCCATCCGCCGGCTCCACCGCGTCCCTCGTGGAGCCTCCGGGACGGTCCTGCTGGCTGCGGTGGTGAGCGAGTGCGATGCCCTCGGGCTGGGCACCCGTGCCCTCCTGGCTGCCGGCATCCGGGCGGATTGGGCCATCGTGGGTGAGCCCACCGCCCTGACCGTCTTGACGGCGCACGGAGGCGTGACGCAGGTCCGGGTGGTCGTGGAAGGGCGCTCGGCTCACGTCTCCCAGCGCGCGTCGGGCCGCAACGCCGTCGAGGCCATGGTCCGCATGCTGTCGGGGCTGGATGCGTCCGTGCTTCGGTATCGGCCGCACCCCTCGTTCCCCGGACTCCCGACCCTGAACATCGGTGTCCTCCGGGGGGGCACCCTGCCGTCCATGCTGGCAGAGCGGTGCGAAGCCCTGATCGACGTCCGGACGGTCCCAGGGATGACGCCGCACTCGGTGCGCCGAGACCTGCTGCACCACTTGAGGCCCGCCGCCCACCGTGCCCGGGTGCGCGTGGAGGTGGTCCTGAGCGAACCGCCCGCGTTCTGCCAGCAGTACCCCTTCCTCGTCCCGGCAACCTCGCCGGTCGTGCGCGCTGTCGTCGCGGCGCACCGCCATGTCGTCGGCCGCACCCCGCGCGTAGGGGCCTGGCAGCCGCTGGTCTTCTACGGCACGGACGGATCCCACCTCGCCCGGGCGGGCATCCCCGTGGCCATCTACGGCCCTGGGACCACGGCGCAGGTGAATCGCCCGGAAGAGTCGATGGCGCTCTCCGACGTCCTCGCAGCGGCAGAAGTCTACTACCTCGCCCTGCGAGGGCTCCTGGGCGGGGACCCGCCGGAGGCCGGTTGA
- a CDS encoding pyridoxal-phosphate dependent enzyme gives MGVGADLRARLSSLPRLGLLPGPTLLEPLPRLSAELGREVWIKREDLTPIGLGGNKVRKLDLILGEDRRADLVITRGGLQSNHCRLTAAVAARLGIACALVLTGSRPQDLRGNLLLSHLFGARVHYLGEAPDAEADEAMEALARAHREHGGRPAVVPLGGANPLGVLAYLECALELADQCAERGLRPSAVIVAVGTGSTCAGLALGVAAALPDCQVVGISVSRSRERLLREIPTLAAAGWARLGEETPVQAAVQVYDDYIGPGYARPSDAGLDAIRRLARLDGLL, from the coding sequence ATGGGGGTGGGGGCGGACCTCCGGGCCCGGCTCAGCAGCCTGCCGCGCCTGGGTCTCCTCCCGGGCCCCACGCTCCTGGAGCCCCTGCCGCGGCTGTCGGCGGAGCTCGGCCGCGAGGTGTGGATCAAGCGGGAAGACCTGACGCCGATCGGCCTGGGCGGCAACAAGGTCCGAAAGCTCGACCTCATCCTCGGCGAGGACCGCCGCGCCGACCTGGTGATCACCCGGGGAGGCCTCCAGTCCAACCATTGCCGCCTCACCGCGGCGGTGGCCGCCCGGCTCGGCATCGCGTGCGCGCTCGTCCTCACCGGCAGCCGCCCTCAGGACCTTCGGGGCAACCTCCTGCTCTCGCACCTGTTCGGCGCACGCGTCCACTACCTGGGCGAGGCCCCCGACGCCGAAGCGGACGAGGCCATGGAGGCCCTGGCCCGCGCCCACCGGGAGCACGGCGGTCGCCCCGCAGTCGTGCCGCTGGGAGGAGCAAACCCCCTTGGAGTCCTGGCCTACCTGGAGTGCGCGCTGGAGCTGGCGGACCAGTGCGCCGAGCGGGGGCTTCGTCCCTCCGCTGTCATCGTGGCGGTGGGCACCGGATCGACCTGTGCCGGTCTCGCCCTGGGCGTCGCGGCGGCGCTCCCCGACTGCCAGGTGGTGGGCATCAGCGTGAGCCGGTCTCGAGAGCGGCTGCTTCGAGAGATCCCCACACTCGCGGCCGCCGGGTGGGCCCGGTTGGGCGAGGAGACACCCGTCCAGGCGGCTGTGCAGGTCTACGACGACTACATCGGGCCCGGCTACGCCCGACCCTCGGATGCGGGGCTTGACGCGATCCGGCGTCTGGCGCGGCTCGACGGCCTCCTG